AGAGTCAGAGGGACACGAGTGCTCCAACTGTCCAGGCCAGGCTAGACATAGGGTGGCCACTCAGACCCAGGGGTCTAGTTCCACTTTTCTctatccctccctcacctgcaCTGCTAGGAAGGGAAAGCACAGGACCCTAGGGGTGTACGTCCTTCCGGCCATCAAACACAGCGTCACTCCTGTGTCTCTCAGGGCCCTACAGAAACCCCACAAGGGACAGTTCTTTAGGTTCCGCTTGGTTTCCCTGGGGAGCTGGAATGGAGAGGAACAGGGGCTGGTATACACTGGTCAAATGAAGCAAGAAATGCATGAACAGTGACAAGCTCAGAGGAGGGTGagtaattttctatatataggaatatattgCCACTAGGAAGCTCAGACCCAAATGTGGTCCAACTATAACTACCGTGTAACACCTTATTACAGAGCCCCAACTTAGGGTTTATCCCCCCGTCCTCATTGTTCATGTGTGTTCTACATTTCATTGAATAGGTGTCCTTTAAGTTGCTTCAAGTTTGAAATGGAAcgaaatgaaaattaaatcaatGTTTCAACTCCCTGCCCCCAAGCCGTGTCCACATTGCTCCCCGACCTGGAGGGCCCAGCTCTCCCCCTTTGCCTGAGTTTCAGGCCTCCTTAGGAAACCAGCTCAGGCCCACCCCTTTTGAGTCCTCTGCTCTCAGCACGGAGCCACACAGTCTTAGCCCTTTCTGCGGTTTTCTCTAGCCTTTTGGTTCTGTGAGTCTGTCTTTCTGAAAACTCCCCAAGGGCAGTATTGTGGCTCCACCCCCTCCGCACCCACACCCCTGAGAGCGCCTGGCACACGGCCGCACACCCTGGGAGGTTTCCAGCGTCCGACCAATAAAACCACACATCCTTCACCCAGATGCTGGAGTTCTCAGTCAGTCCCCCTCAGGGAATCTAAAGTGTCTCCCCACAACTGAGCATTTTCGGAGCCCCAGCTGTGTGCCTAGACctgtgagaaagagagaagggtgaCAGGGCTCGAAGGcctgaggggaggaagggagagggggcagggggcacagatGGGAGAGGGGCCCGTGGGAGATCGCCAAAGCTCATTCTGCACAGAGGTCAGCGTCAACCAGTGTCGTGTCAGCGAGCTCAAGCTTGAaccaagaaatggaaaacagttgCAAGTTTTGAAGTGATGGAGTTTGGGAaacagtcttttctccatcagAGGAGTCTAGAGGCTGCACACGGCCATCcaaaggcaggtgggagggaatCCGCTCCCCCGGCTACCCCAGCTCTGTGCATCCTCAGTTTCCAAACCTTTCTCTCCCCGAGCTGCCTGCTCTGTCCAGGAACCCAGAAGGGTACTCAGGTTCTGCCAGCAGAGGGAGCCAGAACACAGGTCAGCCTCCTGCTGACCACCTTGTCTCCATGACTCCCATCTGAAAAGGGTCTGTTGTGAGAGAAAGGGCTCAGGGCTGTGTCCACACATAGCTCCCCCTAAAGCCACAGCACTGAAGGGGAAAAGGACAAGGGCTACCTGCCGTCACCTGGTTTCCAGGGTGGCCCTGTAAGCACAGCTCTTCCCTGGGACCGGGAAGCAGGACAGACGGGGCTCACCCACAGCCTCACTCACCACTGGATGGAGTCCCGGTCCCCAAGAATCTCTCGCACCTCCTCCCAACAGCGATGCTGGCGCTCGGGGTACAGGGCCATGCAGTAGAGAAACCAGGACATGCCACTGGTGGTGGTGTCATGGCCTTCAAACATGAACGTGTCCACCTCGGCCCAGAGGTCTGCATCTGACAGCTCAATCCCATCTTCATCCTGGGTCAGAAAGGCACAGTGCGACCGCCCAAGGCATCTGAGGTAGGTTCCAACAAGACCTCATAACAGTAGCTGTCAAATGGAtatctgggggagggagggaaagctcCTTTTCAGACTTGGGGTGAGGACCTTCCCCTAGATTCCTATCTGTTCTCCCAAGCACAGCTTGGATGCCGCctactccaggaagccttctttgaCCCCTCTGGCCAAGTGACCTGTGACTTCACCAGCCCTGTCATCTTGGCTCACTTGACACACAGAATACCacccagaggaggaagaggtctGTCAATGTCCACCTCCTGTCTCCTGCACTAGACCTACATCAGCGTCTGGAGGCCAAGGCCAGGGCTTTCTCAGCGTCGGCATCCCTAGCACGGACACTAACCCAGGGTAGGGCTCAGTGAGTTTGTGGAGTGAGTGAATAAAGGTCCAacagatgagtgaatgaatgaataagtaatatATAAAGCCTAAGATTGTAAGATTCGCGGGTGCTAAGATTCTTCAGAGTCTTAGAAGTCTGGAATTGGACTTCAGGCATGTGACCCAGCGTCCCTGCCACTACATCCCTCTCCAGTGCCACGGCCAGCCACAGCCAGCCTCTTCCCACCTCTGAGCTTTTGCTGATATGTATCATGGGACAAGAAACAGGTCATATGTgctgaggaaagaggaagaaaatgcttAGCCCCTGCTGCTGTCCAGTGAGCCCTGTCCCAGAAGGACGCTCTGAAGACCTGTGTGGGACAAGTTCTCAGGTTAGGGCGGGCGACTGTGCACTCACCCGGGCCCCAAGGAGGGCGTCCAGGAAGTTCAGGGGCCTCTGGCTCTGgatcttctccctctctttcttgtcCTGCAGGGCTGCCTTCCATTCCCTGATGACCTGGTCTGTCCCGGGAGCACAGGGTGTCACTGTCTGGGGACATGCCCTCTGCCCGAAGGGGGAACGGATGTCCTGCAATGGGAGGGGTCCCCCAGGGGCCGGGAGGAGCTAGACTAGAACCTGGGCTTCCCGTGGGTTGGCCGTACAGGAACGTCCCACCTGTGTGGTCGTGGGCCACCTGGCAGGCCTGCAGGAGGTGGCGGCCCTGCGGGGTGAGACAGTAGATGCAGTCTCTGTGGTACTGGAAGGACTCGAAGCGCTGCTGCATTAGCAGCGAGAGATCGCTGACCGCCAGGCAGTAGCTCCTGTCCCTGCAcagcggagggagggagggatgatcAGACACGGACCCCCAGCAGAGCCCCTGAGCGGCTCCATTCCACAATCCAGCCCCAGCCGCTGTGCTCTCTGCCCGTCCTCTCCCTGCCATTAGCCTCCCACCAAAGCCTTGGGAAAGGCCCGGCTCCACCTGAGCTGGGCTCCCTAGGGCAGGACCCTAtctcctctcagaccagggcccGGGAGTCCTGCCACCTCGCCCCGCCAAGCCAGCCTGGGTGGAGACTGCGGTCAGCCCCGAGGGCCCCCTGACCTGTGGCCCAGGCCACTCTTTCCTCTGCCAAAGGTATACTTCATGAGCGAGTCCAGCGCCATGTGGCCCACTTCGCAGAAAATGTCAAAGCTCTTATGCTCACGAGACTTGCCCTAGAACCCAGAGATGGAAGGTGATGAGGGAGAGAGGCCAGCCATGCTGGGTGCCCGACACCTGCCCTCCAGAACCCGCTGCTGTCCTCCCCCTGCACACCCCCTGTCCCTGGCCTGGCCTCCATCCTGCTGTTatgggggtggtggagggaagaGGCTTCAGGCTCAGAGGGCAGAACCAGGAGGCAGCCTCGCCCAGCACACACAGACACTTCTTCCCAGCCAGGCAGCTGTGTGtaaggggagaggagggcagaggggtggTGAGCTCCCCAGCACAGTCGGTGTGTAAGTCAGGCCTGCAGTGATACAGGGGAGGAGCCTCCTGCAAAGGGAAAGACCAGCCTGGGTAACGTCTGGGGATTATCCAGCCCTAAGACTCTGAGCTGGACCCCTGATGCCCAgcatctctttatttatttaattttatttttattttattattttatgttttaggccacgccatgcgggatcttagttccccgaccaggggtcaaacctgtgccccctgcattgggagcacagagtcataaccactggacctccagggaagtcccgcaccatccattttagagatgagttGCTCTTGACGTTATTTCAGGCAGTTGTGCTAAGCCGAGAATGAGGAGACACTTTTTAGATATGGAAGGTCTTCCTAATATTCTCAAGTACAGGCAGCCCTCAAATCTGCTACAGTAGGAGCTTTACTGGGGTCTCACAGAGGCCCTTTGATCTGGGAAGAGGGAGGACTGGGTCTCCTGGTGGAGACAAGGGCCGGGGCTGCGTGGCCACTTGGAGCCTCAGCACCTGGTCAGCGCCCAGCCCGCAGCAGGTGTCAGGCAGGGCAAGGCTTGCACAGCTACTGCACACAGAAATGGGCCTCGGGGCCTCAGCAATTCTCCTCACTGCTCTCCCCCAGGGAAAACTGGCCCTGCAGCACAGCCTCCAAGAGCCTGGCACGGGGAGCTCGCCAGCATGGCACGTGTGGACTCGGCGAACATGGCCACGTAGGGCTTCAGCACGTCATAGGGGAAGCCAGGCGTGAGCAGCCTGCGATGCTGAAACCACTTGGGCCCCTGGGGGAGCAGCAAGCCGTTCCCTGGGGAAGCGATGGGAGAGGGTGGGCCGGTCAGGTCACACAATCCTGCCCCATCCCTGGCAGCCCGGGGCACAGCCAGcccacccaaccccacccccgTCCTCCCTGCCAAGCCTCGCATCCCaacccagctctgccttccaGCCACCCAGCCTCGCAGCCTCTGGTGACACCAGCCTGGGTCCTGCCACCTCTCCTTTCCTCAGGCCCTGGCCCCAGCCAGTGCCACCAATAAAACCTCCTGGATCACCTCTAgtgctgcctcctccaggaagctgttCCTCACAGGGACGCATGTCCAGAGCCTTTGCCCTGCCTCTCGTGGGAAGAGACACTCTGGCAGGAGAAGGTGCCTGAGACCCACCTCCCTGGCAGCCTGGAGCTCTCCTGCTTCCTCCCGCATTTCCTACTGAGCAGCTGAGCTTAGCATAGGCAGTTGGGGGCTGGGTGGTCCAGTGGATGGAACAGCTACCAGAGTGGGCACTGGACAGGGAGGTCCGCACAGGGAAGGCTCCTGCTCACCCAGCACCAAGGGCAGGAAGGCAGGTGCCCGCTCACCAATCCACTGGAGGAAGAAGTCAAACACATCCAGGGCCTTAGGATCTGCAGGACAAAGACAAGCTTGGGTCAAGTGGGGCCTGGGATTTCCAGAGGGAAACCTCCAGAAATGGGGACCTCAGCTGCCTAGACTTAGGGTACAGGCCCAGGACCCCTCCCCACATGGTTCCTTTGCTCTCAGGAAACCCCACCTTCTCCCAGGAGCCCTCACCTCCTCGACTGCACACAGCTTTGCTGTAGTCAGGGTCATAGATGTTCAGGAAGCTAAGGAACTGTCCCAACCAGACTGGGTAGGAGTAGGGACACCACCTTGTCCAGACTTCCTGTCTGCCAGATCTGAAATGGCAACAGAAGGCCAGGCCACTCGGGAACCCAGCGTCACCAGCCAGGCcagcagggaagagaggaggccGCCCAGGAAGGCCCAGGGagcgcccctccctcctcctgcaccCCCTCTCCTTGCCAGTCACCCTGTCCTACACATCTTTGGGCTCAGTCCCCTCTCCAGCCCCATAGCCACTGCTCTAAGTCCAAGCCACCTTCTTATTGCCCATGGGTGAGCCCAGCAACCCCAAACTGGTCAACCTACTTCCATCTGGTGCCTGCCACCAAACCCCTATCTCCACTATAGGCAGAAAGAGATTTCTTTTCAGCATCAAAGTTTTTCATTAGAAAGAGAATTCCAGCTTCTTGTTCCATACAGAAACCACCTTGATTCCCACCCTGTTATGTCATgcaacacatttttattgaggACCTGCTATGTGCAGAGCCCTGTCTCGGGGGAATGAGAGAAACATGATCCTGCCCTTTCCGTCTATGGGGGGAAGACtgataataaacaagtaaacaacaaagtaaaaagattGCAGAAAGTAGAAAGTAATAAGAAGGAGATAAACACAGCACTGGGAGAGGGACCGACGGGAGGCCCTGCTTAGGTAGGGTGACCCAGGATGGGCTCTTGCTGGAAAGGACATTCAAGGTCAAACCGGAAGGATGATAAGGAGCTGACCGTGTGAAGAGtaagggaagagcattccagggagagggaacagcgAGCACAGAGTCTGGAGTAGGAAAAAGTATGGTGTCTCCCAGGAGCTGCCACCACGTAGGACAGTGGCCTGAGAAAGCGTGGTGTGTGCTCTAGGACAGAGTATTGAAAGGATGAAGAGCCATCATAGAGAAAGCACTTGGCACCATGCCAGCACAAAACAAGTAGCTACAAAATGAGTGAGAGCAATGTATTAGCAAACCTGGAGTTAGACATTTGAGGTGATGGTCTTAACTCTGACACTTATTTGCTTTGTGCCTTGAACAGTCAACTGACATCTCTGGCCCTGTTTTCTTGTCCATAAACCAAGGTTAATGACACCTGGTGAATTGAGGCGTCTTTGTGACTGTGCTTTGGAAAGTATAAGCACTACGCAGACGTTGAGGCGACAGTTGGAAACCTTTCCTGCTTGTACTGCCTGCGTCGAGCAGGGCACAGAGTAAGATACCTCACTTTCTCAGAATCACTTCTGTATCTCGTTCCAGGTGAAAAGTGATGATATCGATTGACCCAGGTGAAAATCAACAGAACAGTTCTGTGCCTTGCACTGGATGGGGAAAGCAGCAGATATTTAGGTTTAGAAAACTTTTGCCTGGAAGTTGCAGACTTTGTAGGAGAGGAAAAGTAATCACGATATGATAAATTGCATCAGCATCAAACCCAACTTtttcaaacacagaaaacaagaaGTGCCTGGAGCGATCTCCCCACAGCAGTAATCGCTTCAAGCTGCTGCCTTGGGAATTGACTGCATCCCCTCTTCTGCCTTTCTGTTGCCTAtaaactgaatcaggaagcatcctggaataaaattattcatttcctttttaaaaatatgacaccCCAAACTGACCCTAGTCTGCTGAAGGTGATGCTTTAACCAGTGCAAAGTTGTGCTTGTCCCTCCTTCACCTGTTCATCaaatcagtaagtatttattgggCATCATCAGTAAGCACAGTCCTCTGGTCCAGGCTATGGAAGGTATAAGGATATAGAACGCCTAGTGACAACCTTCAAGGAGTCCTTGGTTGCGTTGTGTGGGTACCAAATGAATGGGAAAAATACTTACTGGTTAATAAATATTGACCACAGATGACACAGTGTTTTTGAGTTTAGCTCATATGCTACAGAGAGTTGTACAGTCTGCtttgatcactttgttataagctCATTGAAAAGTCTCcataaacatcattttcaatgacTGCCCCATCCAAGCACATGGTTTGCCTAATCCTTTCTCACAAACGCAGCCCTGGATAGTGAGGTTTGCATTTATACCAGTACATGGCGTTGATAACCTGAAACACTCTCCTGCTACTTGGAAACACTGGAAAACAGATCAAGCATGAAACGCCCCTGGAAAATTAGGGGGCTGTCATGTATGGAACAGAGGCTCAACCCACTAGTCATCTCTCTATGTTCACGGTTAACAGCAAAGTCTCTGGAGCTGGActccctgggtttgaatcctggctctacttcTTATCAACAGAGTGACCCTGGGCAAGAAgctaacctctttgtgccttagttttctcatctagagcatggtgatttttttttttttaaatcagttttctaGGATTGTTGTGGGAGAAACCATATACTGGGCTTtgctcagtgcctagaacataggAAGTGTTCACTAGTGTTCACTAGTACTGAGCATGTGAGCCCACCTATACAGAAGAAGCCGAGGactgagggagggaaagaaagaggtacAACCAGAATTCAAACGCAGGCTCTCCCACTTCAAAGGTCTTTCCCTTACTGCCCATATGCTGTGAGCGAAAAGCTGGTGCTGAGCCAAGTAAGGGAAAGAGTCAGAGTCCAAGagtccccggggtgggggggggggggggggggaggggggggcgggaGGGCCCCGAGCGGGATGGAGACCAAccacagaactgggggaaagTGGAGAGGAATGAATGTAAGTGGTTACATGCCCTGGAGTTTGGACCGAGCCCAGGAtttaggggaaagaaaagaactctGGCCTCATGGGTTGTGTAATGCATTAGCTGTCAGGAGGATGGGCAAAGGAGGAGGGTGTTGGGAGTAAGAGGTAAATAGGTGGGAGAGCAGTCTGTAGGAAATGGGGCCCCTTGGAGGATGCCTTCCAAGGAATTCTTCctgaaatgcatattttttttactttctgcgTTTTGGGTCTTGGATATGACCTAGAAGGAGATAATGATGAGAAAAGTGAGAGAAGTGTTGGGTTGAGGATGGTGTCCTCATCCCTGACTTTTTAATGTATGATATCCATGGATTTgctaatacattaaaatttttctagcgTTGCCAACTGGTATTCTCCTATCCATTTTCCAagacatctttattttatttttatttttaatttttttattacccACCAAACTGGGAAAAGCcttgacctttattttttttatttatttatttatgtatttttaacatctttactggagtataattgccttacaatgacgtgttagtttctgctgtatgataaagtgaatcagctatacatatacatatatccctgtatctcctccctcttgtgtctccctcccacccttcctatcccacccctctaggtggacacaaagcaccgagctgatctccctgtgctatgcggctgattcccactagctatctgttttacatttggtagtgtatatatgtccattccactttctcacttcgtcccagcttacccttccgcctccctgtgtcctcaagtccattctctacgtctgcatctttattcctgtcctgcccctaggttcttcagaaccattttcttcttttttttttagattccatatatatgtgttagcatgcagtatttgtttttctctttctgacttacttcactctgtatgacagtttctaggtccatccacctcgctacaaattcTCAgtgtcgtttctttttatggctgagtaatattccattgtatatatgtgccacatcatctttatccacttatctgtcaatggacacttacattgcttccgtgtcctggctattgtaaatagtgctgcaatgaatattgtggtacataactctctctgaatatggttttctcagggtatatgcccagtagtgggattcctgggccatatggtagttctatttttcattttttaaggaacttccatactgttgtccatagtggctgtatcaatttacattcccaccaacagtgcaagatggttccctattatccacaccctctccagcatttattgtttgtagatttttgatgatggccattctgacctgtttgaggtgatacctcattgtagttttgatttgcattcctctaatgattagtgatgttgagcattctttcatgtgtttgttggcaatctgtatatcttctttagagaaatgtctatttacgtgttttgccctttttttaactggattgtttgtttttttaatattgagctgcatgaactgcttgtatattttggagattaatcatttgtctgttgtttcatttgcaaatatttcctcgcattctgagggttgtcttttcgcgttgtttatggtttcctttgctgtgcaaaagcttttaagtttcatcaggtgccatttgtttatttttgtttttatttccatttctctaggaggtgggtcaaaaaggatcttgctgtgatttatgtcatagagtgttctgcctgttttcctctaaattttatagtgtctggccttacatttaggtctttaatccattttgagtttatttttgtgtatggtgctagggagtgctctaatttcattcttttacatgtagctgtctagttttcccagcaccactcgtTGAAGAGgtagtcttttctccattgtatattcttgcctcctttatcaaagataaggtgaccatatgtgtgtgggtttttctctgggttttctatcttgttccattgatctatatttctgtttttgtgccagtacaatactgtcttgattactgtagctttgtagtataatctgaagtcagagagcctgattcctccaactctgtttttctttctcaagattgctttggctattctgggccttttgtgtttccatacaaattatgaaatattttgttctaattctgtgaaaaatgccagtggtagtttggtagggattgcactgaatctgtagattgcttggtgtagtatagtcatcttcacaatgttgaatcttctaatacaagaacatggtatatctctccatctgtttgtatcatctttaatttctttcatcagtgtcttatagttttctgcatacaggtcttttgtctttttaggtaggtttattcctaggtattttattcatgatatatgggagtgtttccttaatttctctttcaggtttttcatcattagtgtatagaaatgcaaaggatttctgtgcattaatttttatcctgctactttaccaaattcattgattagctctgttagttttctggtagcatctttaggattctctatgtatagtatcatgtcatctgcaaacagtgacagttttacttcttcttttccaatttggcttccttttatttctttttcctctctgtttgctgtggctaaaacttccaaaactatgttgaataatagtggtgaggatgcgtaaccttgtcttattcctgatcttagtggaaatggtttcagtttttcaccattgagaacaatgttggctgtgagtttgttatatatggcctttattatgctgaggtaagttccctctatgcctactttctggagggtttttatcataaatgggtgttgaattttgtcaaaagctttttctgcatctatttagatgatcatatggtttttctccttcaatttgttaatatggtgtatcacattgattgatttgcatattttgtagaatccttgcattcctgggataaaccccacttgatcatagtgtatgatccttttaatatgctgttgaattctgtttgctagtattttgttgaggatttttgcatctgtgttcatcagtgatattggcctatagttttctttctttgtgacatctttgtctggttttggtctcagggtgatggtgacctcatagaatgagtttgggagtgttcctccttctgctatattttggaagagttttagaaggataggtattagctcttctctaaatatctgatagaatttgcctgtgaagctatctggtcctgggcttttgtttgttggaaggtttttaatcagtttcaatttcagtgtttgtgattggtctgtttatattttctattttttcctggttcagtcttggaagcttgtgcttttctaagaatttgtccatgtcttccaggttgtccattttattggcacatagttgcttgtagtaatctctcatgatgctttgtatttctgcattgtcagctgttatttctcttttttcatttctaattctattgatttgagtcttctccctttttttcttgatgaatctggctaatggtttatcaatgttgtttatcttctcaaagaaccagcttttaattttattgatctttgctatcatttccttcacttctttttcatttatttctgatctgatctttatgatttctttagtTCTACtaattttggagtttttttgttcttctttctctaattgctttaggtgcaaggttaggttgtttatttgagatgtttcttgtttcttgaggtaggattgtattgctataaacttccctcttggagctgcttttgctgcatcccataggttttgggtcatcgtgttttcattgtcatttgtttctaggtattttttgatttcctctttgatttcttcagtgatgtcttggttatttagtagtgtagtgtttagcctccatgtgtttgtattttttacatattttttcctgtaattgatatctagtcacatagtgttgtggttggaaaagatacttgatatgatttcaattttcttaaattttccaaggcttgaaatttgacccaagatatgatctgtcctggagaattttccatgagcatttgagaagaaagtgtattctattgtttttggatggaatgtcctataaatatcaattaagtccatcttgtctaatgtgtcacttaaagcttgtgtttccttatttattttcattttggatgatctgtccattggtgaaagtggggagttaaagtcccctcctattattgtgttactatcaatttcccttttatggctgttggcatttgccttatgtgttcaggtgcttctatgttgggtgcataaatatttacaatatatcttcttcttagattgaccccttgatcattatgtagtgtccttctttgtctcttgtaataatctttattttaaagtgtattttgtctgatatgagaattgctactccgtctttcttctgatttccatttgcatggaatatctttttccatcccctcactttcagtctgtatgtttccttaggtctgaagggggtctcttgtagacagcatatatatggatcctgtttttgtgtccattcagctaGTAagacctctttattttttaattatctctTTCCCTAGGTTGCCTACACCTACTATTCATTCCTTCAGAACAtcctttatcatattttattgtaCTAATTTATTTCTCTGCCTTTAGGCGCTAAACTGTGAACTCAAAATATAGTGGTTTTGGGGTGAATtaatgactgactgaatgaataattCTATGAAGTATTCAGAGAAAGGATTACTATCCTACCTGTCTTAGTCTCCTGGGACAACTGTAGCAATGTACCAGaaccttggtggcttaaaacaatataaatttaatatgtcATCATTCTTGGGGCCATAGTGTGAAATCAGTATCCCTGGGCCAAAATCAAGATATTGGCAGAGCCACACTCTCTCGGGAATCTCTAGGGTGaattcattccctttcttttccagcttctggtggctgctggaattccttggcttatggccacATATCTCCATTCTTCAAAgtcagcatcttcaaatctcttttCACTCTGTCTTCACATGATCATCTCCCATGTGTGTTACATCtacctctgcctccctcttataaggatacaaATGATTTAATCTGGGAGCCACcttgataatccaggataatctcccagtCTCAAAATTCTGAATGTAATCACATCTTCCCAGACCATTTTTTCTACTAAGGTAATATTTACATGGTCCTAGAATTATCAATAGAATCTGATACATTTGGGAGTCATTATTCAGCCTCCAAATGTCTGCCCTCTGTCTCCCAAAAATTCATGTCCATTCCACTTGCAAAATACATTCACTCCATCCTATAATCCCCAAAACCTCAGTCCTTTATAGTATCAACTCAAGTCCAAAGTCTCATGGAAATATCATCGGCTCAGAAGTCTCAATCTTATTACCTAAATC
The genomic region above belongs to Phocoena sinus isolate mPhoSin1 chromosome 1, mPhoSin1.pri, whole genome shotgun sequence and contains:
- the LOC116756645 gene encoding LOW QUALITY PROTEIN: cytochrome P450 4B1-like (The sequence of the model RefSeq protein was modified relative to this genomic sequence to represent the inferred CDS: inserted 3 bases in 3 codons), producing MGSWEGVSSPHWDEEPRPERSGRQEVWTRWCPYSYPVWLGQFLSFLNIYDPDYSKAVCSRGDPKALDVFDFFLQWIGNGLLLPQGPKWFQHRRLLTPGFPYDVLKPYVAMFAESTRAMLASSPCQSREHKSFDIFCEVGHMALDSLMKYTFGRGKSGLGHRDRSYCLAVSDLSLLMQQRFESFQYHRDCIYCLTPQGRHLLQACQVAHDHTDQVIREWKAALQDKKEREKIQSQRPLNFLDALLGARDEDGIELSDADLWAEVDTFMFEGHDTTTSGMSWFLYCMALYPERQHRCWEEVREILGDRDSIQCGDLRKMTYLTMCLKESFRLYPAVPQVYRQLSKPVXFVDGRSLPAGSLISLHIYAHRRNSAVWLDPEFFDPLPFSPENVVGXFAFILFSAGPRNCLAQQFAMNKMNVVTALCLLCFEFSLDPSRPPIQMPXLSKNGIHLHLKPLGPGSGK